Within Sporosarcina sp. PTS2304, the genomic segment CACTTTACCAAAAGCAGCATAATCACCGTCAAGCTGTGCTGTATCTGCGGTCATGATGAAAAACTGAGAACCAGCAGAGTTCGGCTCCCCTGTCCGGGCCATCGAAACGACTCCACGTTCATGCAGAAGATTATTTTCAAATCCGTTCGAAGTAAATTCACCATCAATTGAATACCCCGGCCCACCAGAACCATTGCCCGCCGAATCCCCTCCTTGGATCATGAAATCAGGAATGACGCGGTGGAAAATCAGACCGTCATAATAGCCCTCTTCTACTAATGAAACAAAGTTCGCCACGGTATTAGGCGCTACTGCAGGCTCCAACTCCATAACAATTTGTTCATCATTTTCCATCGTAATCGTCACGATTGGATTTTCTTTTACTTCCTTTGAATAATTACTATTGTCTACTGGTTGTTCTGTCGTTTCTTCTGGTTCTTCTGTTTTTGTTCCACAGCTTGCTAAAATTAGTGTGAGTGCCACTAAAAATAAAAGCAGGGAGAGTGTTTTGTGCTTCAACATCTTATTCAGCTCCTTTATAAGATTAGTGTAGTAGTTATGATTTCTTTTTGCTAGCTTCATTTTCAACTACTTTACTAAATTGGTCACCCCAATTACAAATAGACGTAACGACAGGCTCTAATAGAAGACCAATCTCACTCAGTTGATACTCTACTTTA encodes:
- a CDS encoding peptidylprolyl isomerase encodes the protein MLKHKTLSLLLFLVALTLILASCGTKTEEPEETTEQPVDNSNYSKEVKENPIVTITMENDEQIVMELEPAVAPNTVANFVSLVEEGYYDGLIFHRVIPDFMIQGGDSAGNGSGGPGYSIDGEFTSNGFENNLLHERGVVSMARTGEPNSAGSQFFIMTADTAQLDGDYAAFGKVIEGMETVDAIVVAERDPMDKPLEDQKMKKVEVDTKGFDYPAPVVND